A single region of the Podospora pseudopauciseta strain CBS 411.78 chromosome 1, whole genome shotgun sequence genome encodes:
- a CDS encoding hypothetical protein (COG:C; EggNog:ENOG503NWP9), which translates to MPASNAANVRSIKIVIVGAGSVGVTTAYALLLSGLAAEIVLIDIDTNRALGEAIDMSHAAHYAQARVRVGDSYDDCAGATAVIVTAGVNQKPGQTRMDLVKTNYGLFKSIIPQIAAAAPDTILIIATNPVDVLTHAALKLSGFPVERVIGSGTAMDTTRFRHELGKQFGVNPRNVHAVIIGEHGDSQLPVWSLASIAGMRLRDYAAQKGIPYDQEVMDGCSQRTKDAAYEIIQRKGKTNYGVASVLVSILEPIITDGDALVTVSRVGTYAGVDDVALSMPCKLNRAGAHQDVPLLLDEKEKELLKQSAESIKEVLRACE; encoded by the exons atgcCTGCCTCCAATGCAGCCAACGTTAGA TCCATCAAGATCGTGATTGTCGGTGCCGGCTCCGTCGGTGTTACTACCGCCTATGCCCTCCTCCTATCAGGGCTCGCAGCCGAGATCGTTCTCATCGACATCGACACGAACCGCGCCCTGGGTGAGGCCATTGACATGAGCCACGCCGCCCACTATGCCCAGGCCCGCGTTCGTGTGGGTGACTCTTACGACGACTGCGCGGGAGCCACAGCCGTCATCGTCACAGCCGGCGTCAATCAAAAGCCAGGTCAGACCAGAATGGACCTTGTCAAGACCAACTACGGGTTGTTCAagtccatcatcccccagatcgccgccgccgcgccAGATACGATTCTCATCATTGCGACCAACCCCGTTGATGTCCTCACACATGCCGCTCTCAAGTTGTCTGGTTTcccggtggagagggtgattgGCTCCGGGACAGCCATGGACACGACCAGATTCAGACACGAGCTGGGCAAGCAGTTTGGCGTCAACCCGCGAAACGTGCACGCGGTGATTATTGGCGAGCATGGTGACAGTCAGCTGCCGGTTTGGTCCCTTGCTTCGATTGCGGGCATGAGGTTGAGGGACTATGCGGCGCAAAAGGGGATTCCGTACGACCAGGAGGTCATGGACGGTTGCTCCCAAAGGACGAAGGACGCGGCGTACGAGATTATCCAGCGCAAGGGCAAGACCAACTATGGTGTTGCTTCGGTGCTGGTCAGCATCTTGGAGCCGATCATCACTGATGGCGACGCCTTGGTGACGGTTTCGAGGGTGGGGACGTATGCTggggtggatgatgttgCGTTGAGCATGCCTTGCAAGCTGAACAGGGCGGGTGCTCACCAGGATGTGCCGCTGTTGCtggatgagaaggagaaggagctgtTGAAGCAGTCGGCGGAGAGTATcaaggaggtgttgagggctTGCGAGTAA
- a CDS encoding hypothetical protein (EggNog:ENOG503NUE4; COG:G) — translation MSTQATLFTNGRIFLSGVNPGTNAGLTRSPTFADCMLVRGDKIEHVGSSSDEVISTALASRSVTTHDLQGKTVLPGFVDGHLHLMLLGQALNKLDLVRCKNLEEIRSTIREYAAANPDMPRILCRGYMHIQLPNGATAADLDDLDELNRPILIDSKDLHSTWCNTAGIKELGAENWADVPGGVIERNSNGKLTGVFSEAANITYVWPYLASVASMEERTAAIRSAVTAYHEAGYTGMIDMAMDEGAWEAIQALIATDGSIPIRFACYWLVKPLPTEAETLAQVDRAIELASQFNASTAPDCRIVGIKVICDGIIDACTAGLSQPYEHNSHFEVPLWTHAQLEPVVKRANAAGLQIALHAIGDATIKMVVDILSAHANPDNRPRVEHIELASAEDAARLGQNRITASIQPVHADPAILKAWPKLLGQHRCGRAFAYREFADHGAPLALGSDAPTAPHAPLGNVYVATTRKSYREPELETAVNPHFALGLCESVAAATEGAAYSCFDDHRIGSLKKGHKADFVVVDMEWENEKLMQSKITETWYDGNKVFSA, via the coding sequence ATGTCCACTCAAGCAACCCTCTTCACCAATGGCCGCATTTTTCTCTCCGGAGTAAACCCCGGCACCAACGCCGGTCTCACCCGGTCCCCAACATTTGCCGACTGCATGCTCGTCCGTGGTGACAAGATTGAACATGTCGGCTCATCTTCAGATGAGGTCATCAGCACGGCTCTTGCCTCCAGATCAGTAACCACCCATGACCTCCAAGGAAAAACCGTTCTCCCTGGATTCGTTGATGGGCATCTTCATCTCATGCTCCTTGGTCAAGCTCTCAACAAGCTTGACCTGGTGAGATGCAAAAACCTCGAAGAAATCCGTTCAACCATCAGAGAATATGCTGCCGCCAACCCAGACATGCCTCGCATCTTATGCAGAGGATACATGCACATTCAACTTCCCAACGGAGCCACAGCCGCTGACCTGGACGACCTCGACGAGCTCAACCGTCCCATCCTCATCGACTCCAAAGACCTTCACTCAACCTGGTGCAACACAGCCGGCATCAAAGAACTCGGCGCAGAAAACTGGGCCGACGTCCCAGGCGGCGTCATCGAAAGGAACTCCAACGGCAAGCTCACCGGCGTCTTCTCCGAAGCAGCAAACATCACTTACGTTTGGCCCTATCTCGCCAGCGTAGCCTCCATGGAAGAGCGTACAGCCGCCATCCGCTCCGCCGTCACAGCCTACCACGAAGCAGGCTACACCGGCATGATCGACATGGCCATGGACGAAGGCGCCTGGGAGGCCATCCAAGCCCTCATCGCAACCGACGgctccatccccatccgctTCGCCTGCTACTGGCTCGTCAAGCCCCTCCCAACCGAAGCCGAAACCCTCGCTCAAGTCGACCGCGCCATCGAGCTCGCCTCCCAGTtcaacgcctccaccgcccccgaCTGCCGCATCGTCGGCATCAAGGTAATCTGCGACGGCATCATCGACGCCTGCACCGCCGGCCTCTCCCAGCCCTACGAGCACAACTCCCACTTCGAAGTCCCCCTCTGGACCCACGCCCAGCTCGAACCAGTCGTCAAACGCGCCAACGCCGCCGGCCTCCAAATCGCCCTCCACGCCATCGGCGACGCAACCATCAAAATGGTAGTCGACATCCTCTCCGCCCACGCCAACCCCGACAACCGCCCCCGAGTAGAGCACATCGAGCTCGCCAGCGCAGAAGACGCCGCCCGCCTGGGCCAAAACCGCATCACAGCCTCCATCCAGCCTGTCCACGCCGACCCAGCCATCCTCAAAGCCTGGCCCAAACTCCTCGGCCAGCACCGCTGCGGTAGAGCCTTTGCCTACCGCGAATTCGCCGACCACGGCGCGCCCCTCGCTCTGGGAAGCGACGCCCCTACCGCACCTCACGCCCCGCTTGGAAACGTCTACGTGGCCACCACCCGCAAATCATACCGCGAGCCGGAGCTCGAAACAGCCGTCAACCCTCATTTTGCCCTCGGACTGTGCGAGTCTGTCGCCGCGGCTACGGAAGGGGCAGCCTACAGTTGCTTTGACGACCACAGAATAGGCTCGTTGAAGAAGGGTCACAAAGCTGACTTTGTCGTCGTGGACATGGAGTGGGAAAATGAGAAGCTGATGCAGTCCAAGATTACAGAGACGTGGTACGACGGGAATAAGGTGTTTTCGGCTTGA
- a CDS encoding hypothetical protein (EggNog:ENOG503PAA8; COG:E), whose product MTTNVAKVAGISAGAALLGLGIPYFTRIAPPQITSFITDLPVAKVPLSLPFLKNNTGSEPVSTKAPFSCDTSHSYRTELVSLDPLIIYIHNLITPTEITQLLQAGEPEFAPSKVTKGGRQQNTKERTSSSAGLPEDNPTVQCVLKRARNFLGNMFRDGWDEMGQPQLVRYTTGQQFTLHHDWFASPLWADDGSWNTWNRLASFFAILEDDCTGGETYFPFAKSIVAPGPKGEQPGITQRESGGGEQQKPLWREHEDGGLAFRPVAGNSLFWINLHPNGTGDTRTKHAGLPLESGQKTAMNIWPRQYYAYE is encoded by the coding sequence ATGACTACAAACGTGGCCAAGGTGGCGGGTATCTCTGCTGGAGCAGCTCTGCTCGGATTAGGGATACCATACTTCACTAGGATCGCTCCACCACAAATCACATCCTTCATCACTGATCTTCCTGTTGCCAAAGTCCCTCTGAGTCTTCCATTCTTGAAGAATAACACGGGTAGTGAGCCCGTCAGCACCAAGGCGCCCTTCTCCTGCGATACCTCCCACTCCTACCGCACTGAGCTGGTCTCTCTTGACCCGTTGATTATCTACATACACAACCTCATTACCCCGACTGAGATtacccagctcctccaagctGGCGAGCCCGAATTTGCTCCATCAAAAGTCACCAAGGGAGGCCGCCAACAAAACACAAAGGAACGGACGTCGAGCTCTGCTGGACTACCAGAAGACAACCCGACAGTACAATGCGTCCTCAAGCGAGCTCGCAACTTCTTGGGTAACATGTTCCGCGATGGctgggatgagatgggtCAACCTCAGCTGGTTCGATACACAACCGGACAGCAATTCACCCTGCACCATGACTGGTTCGCCAGTCCGCTCTGGGCAGACGATGGGAGCTGGAATACATGGAACAGGCTTGCGAGCTTCTTTGCCATTCTGGAGGACGACTGCACAGGCGGTGAAACATACTTTCCTTTTGCAAAGAGCATAGTCGCACCCGGCCCCAAGGGGGAGCAACCTGGAATCACTCAAAGGGAaagcgggggtggggagcaACAGAAACCACTGTGGAGGGAACATGAAGATGGAGGACTGGCATTCCGACCTGTTGCTGGTAATTCTTTGTTCTGGATCAATCTACATCCCAACGGCACGGGGGACACGCGCACGAAACACGCCGGTCTACCGCTGGAGAGTGGGCAGAAGACGGCGATGAATATTTGGCCACGGCAGTATTATGCCTACGAGTGA
- a CDS encoding hypothetical protein (COG:S; EggNog:ENOG503NWQ1), giving the protein MAPPIQDCNCCSSSSSPSMSSSPDTPITPTTPTIRPASKLFRIDMHTHIMPPSLPDLSSLTPPSDSTYQWPSFRPVSSPDAKPGEIDMFVGPNFFRRVQANCYDPAVRIKEMDAVGVDVQVLSTVPVLFCYDAPLEPAVVLARTLNDHIAEICRRYPERFAGLGTVPLQDTTSAVEELRRIKGMKGMKGIQIGTSITENMMLDDERLEEFWKECEELDVPVFVHPLGYSLPRENKARWGKYWGSWLVGMPSETALAMLAVTCSGLLGRYPRLRVCFAHAGGAFPALMGRVQKGYGCRSDLVAMDSPGVSPKDYFRGKGGEEEGGIYLDSLTHDPDLLAFILAKLGPSGKGRVLLGSDYPFPLGEVPMAGKMIVEDESVDQFLKWEEKAWILGRNAIRFLKLGKEFESRFNSRLQEAADESWNKWNSTVSGGLPVRPKEIAHSGGRDGRPVMIRDQDWEVSSFSSESL; this is encoded by the coding sequence ATGGCACCACCAATCCAAGACTGCAACTGCtgttccagctcctcctccccctccatgtcctcctccccagacaCCCCAATCACCCCAACAACGCCAACAATCCGCCCGGCCTCGAAGCTCTTCAGAATAGACATGCACACCCACATCAtgcccccatccctcccagacctctcctccctcaccccacCATCAGACAGCACCTACCAATGGCCCTCCTTCCGccccgtctcctcccccgacgCCAAGCCCGGGGAGATCGACATGTTTGTCGGCCCAAACTTCTTCCGCCGCGTCCAAGCAAACTGCTACGACCCCGCCGTCCGCATCAAGGAGATGGACGCCGTAGGCGTAGACGTCCAAGTCCTCTCCACCGTCCCAGTTCTCTTCTGCTACGACGCCCCGCTAGAGCCAGCGGTTGTTCTGGCCAGGACGTTGAATGATCACATCGCGGAGATATGCCGGCGGTACCCTGAACGGTTCGCCGGGTTGGGGACTGTGCCATTGCAGGATACCACCTCGGCAGTGGAAGAGCTGAGACGGATAAAAGGAATGAAAGGGATGAAGGGGATCCAAATCGGGACTTCGATCACGGAAAACATGATGCTGGATGATGAGCGGCTGGAGGAGTTCTGGAAGGAGTGCGAGGAGTTGGATGTGCCTGTTTTTGTGCACCCTTTGGGGTATTCCCTGCCGAGGGAGAATAAGGCCCGGTGGGGGAAATACTGGGGGAGTTGGCTTGTTGGTATGCCTTCTGAGACGGCgttggccatgttggcgGTTACGTGctcggggttgttggggcgGTATCCGAGGTTGAGGGTTTGCTTTGCTCATGCGGGTGGGGCTTTCCCTgctttgatggggagggtgcagAAGGGGTATGGTTGTAGGTCGGACTTGGTTGCTATGGACTCGCCGGGGGTTTCACCGAAGGATTATTTTAGGGGGaaaggaggtgaggaggagggagggatatATCTTGATTCTTTGACGCATGATCCTGATTTGTTGGCGTTTATACTTGCAAAGTTGGGGCcgagtgggaaggggagggtttTACTTGGGAGTGACTACCCTTTTCCGCTAGGTGAGGTGCCCATGGCAGGAAAGATGAttgttgaggatgagagTGTAGATCAGTTCTTGAAGTGGGAAGAGAAGGCGTGGATTCTGGGGAGAAATGCCATCAGGTTTTTGAAGTTGGGGAAGGAGTTTGAGAGCAGATTCAACAGCAGGTTGCAAGAAGCTGCTGACGAGAGTTGGAATAAGTGGAACAGTACTGTATCGGGAGGGCTGCCTGTCAGGCCAAAGGAGATTGCGCACAGTGGAGGGAGAGATGGCAGACCGGTGATGATTCGTGATCAGGACTGGGAGGTGTCATCTTTTAGTAGTGAAAGTCTGTAG
- a CDS encoding hypothetical protein (COG:S; EggNog:ENOG503P576) — protein sequence MPHNTRYPSPSSASTGRSHHSSSSTSYHYSPVQQTVTINRPNVPDFRFCMELGLVLRSRTLDHKESAGLEKELSRTLTKQNIPNSVITSSLKQTSSSSSSYAVQVLDSPSSREWTITTEASIPDHAKDHRFGIKLVSPFMRFTATKHESWLKKIYTLFHVLEANFEVTSSHQCFTHIHIVPERGYWTYGQLECLAKSALYFESCLDELVPPYRRKSVWAKSNRYNAYFGSAKSMRQCFDKFDKGGKLDINGLAMRMNWCSANSATGLSLSEDGQDFMTDTYRWSFNGLVAQGGDGCGTVAFKQPPGSTSAEDAVGWVMLVGCFARLACVLGETIRPEDKPLIKSLGEWLVYEASWCQLPRVKILKDLLRQAMPEMREVAGGSKGKGKDVEAITIDEDSRLRAKQGERELVGEKYLRMLKHIH from the coding sequence ATGCCGCACAACACGAGGTAcccctcgccgtcgtcggcCTCGACAGGACGCTCACACCAcagctcctcttccacctcatACCACTACAGCCCAGTCCAACAAACCGTCACCATCAACCGCCCAAACGTCCCCGATTTCCGCTTCTGCATGGAGctcggcctcgtcctccGAAGCCGCACCCTCGACCACAAAGAGTCGGCCGGTCTCGAGAAAGAGCTCAGCCGGACCCTAACCAAGCAAAACATCCCCAACTCAGTCATCACCTCCTCATTAAAacaaacatcatcatcatcatcatcctaCGCCGTCCAGGTGTTGGacagcccctcctcccgcgaatggaccatcaccaccgaagCCAGCATCCCCGACCACGCCAAAGACCACCGCTTCGGCATCAAGCTTGTGTCTCCCTTCATGAGGTTCACAGCGACCAAGCACGAGTCTTGGCTCAAAAAGATTTACACCCTCTTTCACGTCCTCGAGGCGAACTTTGAAGTCACGAGCTCCCACCAGTGCTTCACGCACATCCACATCGTCCCTGAGCGAGGCTACTGGACGTACGGGCAGCTGGAGTGCCTAGCCAAGTCCGCCCTCTATTTCGAATCCTGCCTTGACGAGCTTGTCCCGCCTTATCGGAGGAAGTCAGTCTGGGCCAAGAGCAATAGGTACAACGCCTATTTCGGCTCGGCAAAGAGCATGAGGCAGTGTTTTGACAAGTTTGACAAGGGGGGCAAGCTGGATATCAATGGGCTGGCTATGAGGATGAACTGGTGCTCTGCTAATTCTGCTACGGGGTTGTCGCTTTCGGAGGATGGGCAGGATTTCATGACGGATACGTACCGGTGGTCGTTCAACGGGCTTGTTGCGCAGGGGGGGGACGGGTGCGGAACTGTGGCTTTTAAGCAGCCGCCGGGCAGCACGAGCGCGGAGGATGCGGTTGGGTGGGTGATGCTTGTGGGGTGTTTTGCGAGGTTGGCGTGCGTGCTTGGGGAGACCATCAGGCCGGAGGATAAGCCGTTGATCAAGAGCTTGGGGGAGTGGTTGGTTTACGAGGCTAGCTGGTGCCAGCTGCCGAGGGTGAAGATCTTGAAGGATTTGCTGAGGCAGGCTATGCCTGAGATGAGGGAAGTAGCCGGGGGAAgtaaggggaaggggaaggatgTGGAAGCTATTACTATTGATGAGGATTCGAGGTTGAGGGCGAAgcaaggggagagggagttggtgggggagaagtacttgaggatgttgaagCATATTCACTGA
- a CDS encoding hypothetical protein (COG:S; EggNog:ENOG503P34S) produces the protein MASPNGTGYLLPATGAQGLANYPHARTIPSTARTIFVSGTSSRRGDGTYEGCETQADGTHILDCGTQTAAVLRNIETIIRGATDGKCGLESVVDATVFLTDIRSDYAAMNAEWNKVWPDRTKAPARTCVQVAALPNERLNVEIKCQAVVSE, from the coding sequence ATGGCATCACCAAACGGAACAGGCTACTTGCTGCCAGCGACTGGAGCCCAGGGGCTGGCCAACTATCCTCATGCCCGCACCATCCCAAGTACGGCGCGAACAATATTCGTATCGGGTACCTCGAGTCGACGCGGAGACGGCACCTACGAAGGTTGCGAAACACAGGCCGACGGAACACATATTTTGGACTGCGGGACACAGACAGCAGCTGTTCTGAGGAACATCGAAACTATCATTCGCGGGGCCACGGACGGGAAATGTGGTCTTGAAAGTGTTGTGGACGCGACGGTCTTCTTGACGGATATTCGAAGCGATTACGCCGCCATGAACGCCGAGTGGAACAAAGTTTGGCCAGACCGCACCAAAGCACCAGCTCGGACTTGCGTTCAGGTTGCTGCGCTGCCCAACGAGAGGCTCAATGTTGAGATCAAGTGCCAAGCGGTCGTTTCGGAGTGA
- a CDS encoding hypothetical protein (COG:E; EggNog:ENOG503NW4N) codes for MSSSTSDRRLSELWSCVTLDEASSLIDSTSSPFSLQNFVGGQYIAPPDSLTSSSQHITSFEPKTGRPIYTLPCTQPHAVEAAIKAAKAAFPSWSKTARAERSAILWKVSELLQQNREVFAIWESIDQGKTLERARVEVDRAISNFSYFSTFILHEQTAARMVDGVALTYEHRSPAGVFALISPWNMPLYLLTWKIAPCLAFGCTAVAKPSEVTSMTAFLLGDIFQKAGVPPGVINIIFGDGATTGAALVASPLINGVSFTGGTQTGIAIRRLTAHQIGKHLSLELGGKNPTLVFADSMVPSVRERTIRVAAMAAFENQGEICLCGSRIYVEKSVYNDFVRDFTAYVREKYVLKQTVGAVASLQHCDKIKRYLELAAEQKATFHLGGAPPTLNEDEAQGYWIEPTILTDVAKNSAIQIDEIFGPVVTITPFDNEQEAIQLANDSEYGLAAILLTTDGARMRRVGEQLEAGLVWVNCWLVRELGTPFGGMKNSGTGREGGEHSRDVFTVVRTLHLPAY; via the exons ATGTCGTCCTCGACCTCAGACAGACGGTTGAGTGAGCTGTGGAGCTGCGTTACGCTCGACGAGGCAAGCTCACTTATAGACTCCACAAGCAGCCCCTTCTCACTTCAGAACTTTGTTGGAGGCCAATACATTGCTCCTCCTGACTCCTTGACCAGCTCCTCGCAACACATCACCTCGTTCGAGCCAAAGACTGGTCGTCCCATCTACACGCTTCCGTGTACTCAACCCCATGCCGTGGAGGCGGCCATCAAAGCCGCCAAGGCGGCTTTTCCATCATGGAGCAAAACAGCCCGTGCAGAGAGATCGGCCATTCTCTGGAAAGTGAGCGAACTACTCCAGCAAAACAGAGAAGTCTTTGCGATATGGGAAAGCATCGACCAGGGAAAGACACTGGAGAGAGCTAGGGTAGAGGTTGATAGGGCCATATCCAACTTCTC ATATTTTTCGACCTTTATCCTCCACGAGCAAACAGCCGCGCGGATGGTGGATGGAGTTGCTCTTACCTATGAACATCGCTCACCAGCCGGCGTATTTGCCCTGATCTCACCATGGAACATGCCGTTGTATCTGCTCACCTGGAAGATTGCACCTTGTCTCGCCTTTGGGTGTACGGCTGTTGCGAAGCCAAGCGAGGTGACGAGCATGACGGCCTTCT TGCTGGGTGATATCTTCCAAAAAGCCGGAGTCCCACCTGGAGTCATCAATATCATCTTTGGCGACGGAGCAACAACCGGTGCTGCCCTGGTGGCATCGCCGTTGATCAACGGCGTATCATTCACTGGAGGCACTCAGACCGGCATTGCTATCCGCCGCCTTACTGCGCATCAGATAGGAAAGCATCTTTCCCTCGAGCTGGGTGGCAAGAACCCGACTTTGGTCTTTGCAGACTCGATGGTGCCTTCAGTGCGCGAACGTACCATCCGGGTTGCTGCCATGGCTGCCTTTGAGAACCAGGGAGAAATTTGCCTCTGTGGCTCGCGGATTTATGTTGAAAAGTCTGTTTACAACGACTTTGTCCGCGACTTTACGGCTTATGTCAGGGAGAAATACGTGCTGAAGCAGACTGTCGGGGCGGTTGCCAGCTTGCAGCATTGCGACAAGATCAAGAGATATCTCGAGTTGGCCGCGGAACAAAAGGCGACATTTCATCTTGGGGGTGCTCCGCCAACTTTGAACGAGGATGAGGCCCAAGGATACTGGATCGAACCGACTATCTTGACGGATGTGGCCAAGAATTCGGCGATTCAGATTGATGAGATATTCGGCCCCGTGGTGACCATCACTCCTTTTGACAATGAACAGGAGGCAATCCAGCTTGCGAATGATAGCGAATATGGACTGGCAGCCATTCTACTAACGACTGACGGAGCAAGGATGAGACGTGTTGGAGAGCAGCTCGAAGCTGGTTTGGTCTGGGTCAACTGCTGGTTGGTCCGAGAGCTTGGAACTCCTTTCGGCGGAATGAAGAACAGCGGAacaggaagagaaggaggcgagCATTCCAGAGACGTGTTCACCGTTGTGAGAACACTGCATCTGCCCGCCTACTAG
- a CDS encoding hypothetical protein (EggNog:ENOG503Q4E5; COG:Q): MAFPRRVVAIIGSGGMGLASARRLALSSARTTLFLSDFSQANLDSAATSLRNDGHEVQTQLIDVSDYASVQKFASAAAQAGRLETIVHTAGLSPAMAPADRIFKVDLLGTVNVIDAFREVVAPGGSMICIASMARFGAQPSPDLAAHFATSGRDTILDRPELKELVEKNDPSMAYSLSKAANYLRVQAAARAWAEKGARINSVSPGVILTAMVRQELESPHGETIKQIISGTPLQRGGTADEIASVVAFLAGSEASYVTGTDILVDGGTIAGNMGAMMSAARK, from the coding sequence ATGGCTTTCCCTCGTAGAGTAGTAGCAATCATAGGATCCGGTGGCATGGGTCTTGCTTCTGCTCGCCGTCTTGCCCTCTCTTCAGCCCGCACAACTCTCTTCCTCTCAGACTTCTCCCAAGCCAACCTCGACAGCGCGGCCACATCGCTGAGAAACGATGGACACGAAGTCCAAACGCAGCTCATCGATGTCTCGGACTATGCCTCTGTTCAGAAGTTTGCCTCTGCCGCTGCGCAAGCAGGAAGACTCGAAACCATCGTTCACACAGCCGGTCTATCCCCAGCCATGGCACCCGCAGACCGCATCTTCAAGGTCGATTTACTCGGCACAGTCAACGTCATCGACGCTTTCCGAGAGGTCGTGGCCCCGGGAGGCAGCATGATTTGCATCGCGAGCATGGCTCGCTTCGGCGCACAGCCATCACCAGATCTGGCAGCGCATTTTGCCACGAGCGGGAGGGATACAATCCTGGATAGGCCAGAGTTGAAGGAAttggtggagaagaatgACCCGTCCATGGCGTATTCGCTATCAAAGGCTGCGAATTATCTGAGGGTTCAGGCGGCGGCAAGGGCTTGGGCAGAGAAGGGTGCTAGGATCAACAGTGTCAGCCCGGGAGTTATTCTGACGGCGATGGTGAGACAGGAGTTGGAGTCGCCGCATGGGGAGACGATCAAGCAGATTATCTCTGGGACGCCGCTGCAGAGGGGAGGGACGGCGGACGAAATTGCGAGCGTGGTTGCCTTTTTGGCTGGGAGCGAGGCGTCGTATGTTACGGGGACGGATATTCTCGTGGATGGCGGGACGATTGCTGGGAACATGGGGGCTATGATGTCGGCAGCGAGGAAGTAA
- a CDS encoding hypothetical protein (EggNog:ENOG503NUN0; COG:E), with translation MKSEHEGSVESGSGPELLDGLVSLDKDSQLQRGLKSRHIQFLALGGAIGTGLFVGSGGILALVGPLPLWLGYLSQMFVVWCVMNAIAEMTTYLPMRGITLPYFTNRYVDSSLAFAAGWNYWYAYAILVAAEASAGAILLDYWDTPVHAAVWITIILIVCLALNIIAVEVFGEAEFWFASIKLITILGLIITGIVIMAGGAPNREAIGFGTWNDPGAIKPYVATGSWGNFLAYWTAFVRAGFSFITSPELIGLAAGETVAPRRNIPKAARRFLYRLAIFYGVSSLILGCLVRSDHPRLLSPESNANASPWVIGIQEAGIGGLNHVINAAILTSAWSAGNAFLYSGSRILYSLAATGQAPHIFTRTTRRGVPYAAVLGTWSLGLLAYLNVSENGATVFTWFMNISTISGFIAWIVVLITYLRFRSALKFQGLLDTLPFKTIGQPYLSWFVLVLISLLTLTNGFQVFAIKAADGGFDYKNFLAAYITIPAFLLLYVGHKIVYRTPLAKPLADIDVVTGKKEMDEWCEGDVKPVPKNWLQRVWFWIA, from the exons ATGAAATCGGAGCACGAAGGGTCGGTTGAAAGCGGCAGTGGCCCCGAGCTGCTAGACGGGCTTGTCTCGCTCGACAAGGACTCACAACTTCAACGTGGGTTGAAAAGTAGACACATTCAGTTTTTGGCACTGGGTGGCGC CATCGGAACAGGCCTTTTTGTTGGCTCTGGTGGAATTCTCGCGCTTGTCGGTCCACTGCCATTATGGCTGGGTTACCTGTCACAGATGTTTGTTGTGTGGTGTGTGATGAACGCCATTGCTGAGATGACTACCTATCTTCCGATGAGAGGAATCACGCTACCATATTTCACGAACCGGTATGTCGATAGCAGTTTGGCTTTTGCGGCCGGCTGGAACTATTGGTATGCGTATGCCATTCTGGTGGCAGCGGAAGCTTCAGCGGGAGCTATCCTGCTGGATTACTGGGACACTCCCGTTCATGCTGCTGTTTGGATCACGATCATCTTGATTGTCTGCCTGGCTCTCAACATCATTGCCGTTGAGGTGTTTGGCGAGGCCGAGTTTTGGTTTGCCAGCATCAAGCTGATCACCATCCTGGGTTTGATCATTACGGGAATTGTCATCATGGCCGGCGGAGCGCCCAACAGGGAAGCGATTGGGTTCGGGACTTGGAATGATCCTGGTGCCATCAAACCATATGTGGCAACGGGAAGTTGGGGCAACTTTTTGGCATACTGGACGGCATTTGTCAGAGCTGGGTTCAGTTTCATCACCTCCCCTGAGCTTATCGGTCTCGCGGCTGGTGAAACTGTTGCTCCTCGGCGGAACATTCCCAAGGCTGCTCGCCGCTTCTTGTACCGTCTGGCTATCTTCTACGGTGTCAGCAGTTTGATTCTCGGCTGTCTCGTCCGATCCGATCACCCGCGCCTTTTGTCCCCTGAGTCGAACGCCAACGCCTCTCCCTGGGTCATCGGTATTCAGGAAGCAGGCATTGGTGGCCTTAACCACGTCATTAATGCCGCCATTCTCACCTCTGCGTGGTCAGCCGGTAATGCTTTTCTTTACTCTGGATCACGTATCCTGTACTCCTTGGCGGCAACCGGTCAAGCACCACATATTTTCACCAGGACTACACGCAGAGGTGTTCCTTACGCCGCCGTCCTTGGGACGTGGTCGCTCGGGCTTCTGGCCTACCTCAACGTCTCCGAAAACGGCGCCACAGTATTCACCTGGTTCATGAACATCTCCACCATATCAGGTTTCATCGCTTGGATCGTGGTTCTCATCACCTATCTTCGCTTCCGCTCGGCTCTGAAATTCCAGGGTCTACTAGACACACTGCCATTTAAAACGATCGGGCAGCCATACCTCTCTTGGTTTGTGCTGGTTCTCATCTCGCTTCTTACCCTCACCAACGGATTTCAAGTGTTTGCCATCAAGGCGGCTGACGGGGGGTTCGACTACAAGAACTTTTTGGCGGCGTACATCACTATCCCGGCATTTTTGTTGTTATATGTGGGACACAAGATTGTGTACAGGACGCCCTTGGCGAAGCCATTGGCTGATATCGATGTGGTGACCGGCAAGAAGGAAATGGACGAGTGGTGTGAGGGCGATGTTAAGCCTGTGCCGAAGAACTGGTTGCAAAGGGTTTGGTTCTGGATTGCGTAG